The sequence below is a genomic window from Sulfuracidifex metallicus DSM 6482 = JCM 9184.
CACGGTAGATACTGATGGATGAATAGAGGACGTCACACCAGGCACGTTGAGCATTAGATAAGCCGAACCGAATCCAACCGCAAGGATTACTACAAATCCAGCCAAGAGAATTAACTTGTAGTTCATAAATTAAGTAAATTAAGTAATGTATAAAAGCTTAGTCTGTTTTTAAACTCTTTTTTCAGTTATTCTTGAAAAAAGTGTTTTGTTTTTAAATTGTAACTATTAGGTCTGTCTTATCTAGAATTGCTTTATAAAAGTCTGGAAAGCATCCGATCCTTGCCTCTTCTATCAGTTTATCTGCAAGGTTTCTCATAAACGTACATTGATCGCAGGCTTGAAGGTAAATTCCCATGGATTTACTGAGCGAAGAGAGCCTTTCAGCTATAGGGTTACCCTTCATGAGCAAGTAAACGTTGTTATCAATGAAGAACATGCCAGAGACACCTACACCATGTCTCCCCTCCTCAAGTTGTGGTATTATCATTTGTCCTAGAATATAGCTGCCCAAAGAGGACTCCACAATGTAGGATACCCTTCTATCAGTTGACAATCCTTAACACCTCCTTCACGGTTTGGATAATTAGGTCATTTACCGTAAGTCCTTTTATTCTCTTAATTCTCTCGAGGATCTGCTTCTCGTTCTTGTTACCCTTGTTTATTTCTTCCAAGGTAGCCTCTAATGTTATAATCAATACTGCACATTGATCGCACTGGTACTTGAATTTCCCTTCATCCTGAAATATCTTGAATTTCCTTCCTTGCACCTCTCCGCGTCCAGTCTCTTTTCCTTTCCCTCTAAACACTTGTCTAGCTAGAAAATCAGATACATATTTCCTTTCGGTTACACAACCACAGGAGTCCATATATCAAACATTTAGCTTAAAGGTTAATAAGTATTATAATTTTTAAAAAAAATTATAAATTATAAATATAATTGATTTAATAACAGATAAAATAAGACGTAACTCCTTGACTTTTTTCTTAAAAAAATATTGAAATAAATGATAGATTTTTAAGTTTAAGGAAATAGTATATATCTTAAGGGTGTCCAATTGAGGGCTAGAATTAACCCAGAACACATTGACGTGTTCAAGGACATAAAGAAGAGTGCATTAGTTTACGGACTTAGGGAAGTGAAGAAAATGGACTACGGATACTCAGCTAAGTTAAGATGGATGAGTTCGTCTTTGAATGTGTTCGCGTATGTTAAAGGAAACCAAGTTAAGATAGTTGAGGAGAACGGAAAGTTCGTAGTCACGGTTGATCTTGCAGTAGATGCTGAAGTTAAGGTAGATTGTGTCTCAATTTCATCGATTGTTTTCAAGCCCATGGAGTGGAGAATAGCTAAGAATTTGGAGAAGTATTCTTCCTTTTTGAACAATGTGAATAACGTAAAGTCCATGAAGGAAAGGAAAACTCGAATACAACTTTTCGCTTCTACACCCATGAGACGGCTTGACTTGAGGGGAGTGACATGCCCTGTCCCTGAGATAGAGACGAAGAAGGCTATACTCTCAGCAAAACCATATGAAACAATAGAGGTTCTAGTAGATAATCCCCCTGCAATAATGTACACGCTTCCAGAGGTAGCCAAAAGCTTCAACTGTAAATACGAAATAGAGGACAACGGAGATTATGCAACGTTCACGTTCATTTGCGGTGGAACTGCTGACACTCCAATTGATTTATCTAGAGTAAAAGATATAATTAGAGATGAAAGAGGAATAGGAAAACTTTACATGTACTTCAACAAAATAAAGGAAGAAAGAAATGTGGAATCTTTCCTTCCTTCGTTTCTAGAAGCCGAAGGAAAGGCCATGATAGTTGCGTCCCCCGAGGGAAGAGGATGGTTATTAACTGCAGTGATTGAAGGCAACAAGTTAATATCTGCAAGGCTAGACTACGGAAACACTAAGCTATTTGATGAGGACGCAATAAACATGGTTACAGGAAATGTTGGGTTGATACACATTTTCTATTTGATACATGATGACTCTGAAGGAAAAAATCATAAGGACAGTGATTCTAATGAAGGTGGAAGTTAATTTAATGGGACTTTGTTGTTCAGTTCCACAGCTGATCGTTTATTCAAAGTTAAAGAAAATGAAGGAAGGAGACCTTCTAGATATAATTGTTGAGAAAGGATCATCTCAAGAACATGACATTATGATGGTATTACAGAAATTCGGTTTTAGGACAGAAGTATCAGAAAAGGATGACTGTAGACGCTACTTAGTTCACGTGGGAGACTTAGGTGAAATAACGTCAAGTTTTACCTGAACTGAAGATAGTTTAACTACTTTTTTACAAACAAGTTTAATAAAGGATTTAAAAAGACTGAATACTTAAATAAGTTAAAAAAACTTGTTTAGTTTAGGTGCATAAAATGAGTGAAGAACTCAAAACTAAAAAGCCGGACGAAGTGGTGGATGTTAGAGGTGAATCATGTCCTATTCCAGAGATGACCGCTGGTAAAAAATTAAAGAAAATGAAGGTTGGTCAGGTTTTAGAGATCCTGACCGATCACCAGCCCGCGGTTGACGTTACCTTACCGTCTCTAGCTAAGTCTAATGGGTATCCTTACACTATAATAAAAGAAGGGGAGGTATACAAGTTTAGGATTCAAAAGGTGAGCTAATCTTGCCACCTATGGTGCTAGAGCCGGTTTTTTCTTACGGCTGGCCCATTGTTTTTGGAGTTTTCGCACTTTCAGGATTCATTTTAGGCTGGTCAGCACAGAGAGGTAACTATTGCTTCGTCAACGCAATGACTTCGGTTTTTACGGTAAGAAGTTATGAGAGGTTCGGCGCACTTCTTCTGCTCTTCGGTTTATCAGCCTTAGGTGCAGGGTTGCTGGTAGGGATAGGACTTATTCCCGCTAGCGATCAATATTACTTCAATTACTTCGGAGGATGGTACATCCTCGTTGGATCTATAATATTCGGCTTCGGAGCTGCTCTGGCTGGAGGGTGCAATTTATCTATGTTGTATAGGGCAGCTTCTGGATACGTGCAAAACTGGATAGAGCTCTTTGGCATGATGATAGGAACGTATATTTTCGCCATAGCTATATGGCCTTTCCAGCTCTACACAATGGAGAATGGAATTTTCTCCACAACGTCAGGAGGATACGTGGAGTATCTACCCTACCTTATATTCCATAATGTTTCTAACTTGTCGGTCATGATAACAACACTTATCTACTCGATTCCTCTAATAGGATTAGGAATTTATTTACAGATTAGAACAAAAAAGAAGTGGAAGATGATGAGTTCCATGTCAAAGGGAATGATGCCATCCATTCCGAAGATAAAAGCTATGGGATCTCCTGTTCCTACTTCAATAAAGAGAATGGAAATAGGGAAAGAGGCGAAGGACTTATTATTTTTGAAGAAACCTTACGGAACTAACCTTACTACGGTAATTCTAGCTTTAGATATGTTGCTAGTTTTCGTAATAGGTGCGGGATATACTTTTAACTATTTGGTAATTACGTCGTCCGATGGGGGAAGATTCTTTGAATATATTTTGTTCCTTTTTGGGCAGCACTTGTTTCTTACTACTCCATGGTTTAACGACTCTCTCCCAATAGTTGATACCAGCACCTTAATGGTAGTGATGCTTTGTGTGGGAGCGTTCTTCTCCTCATACTTAAGTGGAGACTTCAAAATAAGGATACCAAAGGAAAAGAAGAGATTATTTATAGGCTTCGTTGGAGGAATTCTAGTTGGAATAGGTGTCAGAATGGCACTAGGATGCAACGTAGGACTAATGTGGACTAACTTCGCGCAGATAGGCTACGACGGAATAATATTCATATTTGGCATGTTGGGAGGAGTCTATTTAGCGGTAAAAGTTCAGGAGAGGTTATAAAAATGTCTCTAAATGTAAACCCTGTATATGTTAGAAGGTTACTTGCTCCTATAGTGCTTTCCTTGTTTGCGGTGGCGTGGTACAAGTTCAGCTTTATATATTTAACTGCCTCAAATGAGTTAGCCATAGCCCACGGCGACTACGCAGTTTATGTAGTACCAGAGCAGTTACAAGGATATTTAACCGCAACCCTCTGGATATGTTACTTCCTAGTGTTTGCAGGTCTTACTGTATTTTGGTATAATCTAGTAAAGATAGTTCAAGGACTTAACGGTGAAACTTGGACATTTGGAGGAATAGACGTGATAATGCCAGTAGTTTTAGCTGTTGAATTTGATACGTTTTTCTATTTATTCCGTGGGATAACTCCTATGGATTTAAGAATAATAGGTTATTCGATTGTAATAGTCTTTCTCATGTGGTTTTGGTATGCACTTGTAAAGTTTATAAGGGTGAAGGAAAATGGGTGAAAAGTTTTCATTCTTCATGGTTTCAGGAGATTTGGAAAAATTATACATGGGAATAATAACTGCTATTGGATATGTCTCAGGAGGTAGCGAAGTTTATATGTTCTTCACGATGGATGCTTTAAAAAGCTTAACAAAGGAAAACGAAAAAATGCTTCTAAATAACGCTAAACCCCTTTCTTACTACCTTAACAGCCTAATAGAGTTAGGTGAAGAGAGTTTAGAGATAGCAGCTTGTGAATTCGGAATGAGAGTTAAAGGAATTAAGGAGGAGGATCTGATGCCTAAAGTTAAGGTAAGCGGAGTCTCAGAATTTGCCTTCAAGAGCTCCAACTCCAAGTCAATACTTGTTTTTTAATAAAGCCTAACTTTCCTTCGCAGTTTTTATTTTAAAAACTTCTCATTTCATTTAGATATATTAGTAGTAATAATAGGAATAGTGGTTTTTTCCACATTTTCTTCACAATTAGCTAGATTATAGATTATAATCAAAAATATTTTTTAAAAATGATTATACCTATATGAAAACTGTATGTGTAATTTACTTTAATCTCAACTTATTTATAGATATTAACTTCTTAACATGCTTTGGTTCTCTGGCTGATACTGTTGCCCAAGCAAATAGTGCCAATAAAGGATAGAATACCATATATTCCAAATTGGCTCTAGTGAAAGTCATTATAACAAACATTGGAAATAGTAATATTCCTTCCCTCAACCTATAATAGATAAGAAGGGAAATTATCAAAGATAAGATGAACACTATGTAAGGTAGGAGTTCTATCGATGATATTGGCCATTGCGAGTGAAAAAGATAGACCGTCAATATAGAAGAAAAGCTAACGCCGTCTACGGGTAACTTGAAAATTATTGGAAATAGCATCATTTGCAGTGTCTTAGGATAAAGTACTAGGAAAGGCAACGTTATAATTGAACCGGCAGTAATAGAAGAGAAGAGGAATTTCTTGAAATATGTATTATCCATCTCAAAATATATTAAAATCCAAATAAAAGGAATCAGAACTGTAGCCTCAGGCATCATTACAGCTGC
It includes:
- a CDS encoding DsrE-related protein, with the translated sequence MIIPQLEEGRHGVGVSGMFFIDNNVYLLMKGNPIAERLSSLSKSMGIYLQACDQCTFMRNLADKLIEEARIGCFPDFYKAILDKTDLIVTI
- a CDS encoding sulfurtransferase TusA family protein; amino-acid sequence: MRARINPEHIDVFKDIKKSALVYGLREVKKMDYGYSAKLRWMSSSLNVFAYVKGNQVKIVEENGKFVVTVDLAVDAEVKVDCVSISSIVFKPMEWRIAKNLEKYSSFLNNVNNVKSMKERKTRIQLFASTPMRRLDLRGVTCPVPEIETKKAILSAKPYETIEVLVDNPPAIMYTLPEVAKSFNCKYEIEDNGDYATFTFICGGTADTPIDLSRVKDIIRDERGIGKLYMYFNKIKEERNVESFLPSFLEAEGKAMIVASPEGRGWLLTAVIEGNKLISARLDYGNTKLFDEDAINMVTGNVGLIHIFYLIHDDSEGKNHKDSDSNEGGS
- a CDS encoding sulfurtransferase TusA family protein codes for the protein MKVEVNLMGLCCSVPQLIVYSKLKKMKEGDLLDIIVEKGSSQEHDIMMVLQKFGFRTEVSEKDDCRRYLVHVGDLGEITSSFT
- a CDS encoding sulfurtransferase TusA family protein — translated: MSEELKTKKPDEVVDVRGESCPIPEMTAGKKLKKMKVGQVLEILTDHQPAVDVTLPSLAKSNGYPYTIIKEGEVYKFRIQKVS
- a CDS encoding YeeE/YedE family protein, coding for MVLEPVFSYGWPIVFGVFALSGFILGWSAQRGNYCFVNAMTSVFTVRSYERFGALLLLFGLSALGAGLLVGIGLIPASDQYYFNYFGGWYILVGSIIFGFGAALAGGCNLSMLYRAASGYVQNWIELFGMMIGTYIFAIAIWPFQLYTMENGIFSTTSGGYVEYLPYLIFHNVSNLSVMITTLIYSIPLIGLGIYLQIRTKKKWKMMSSMSKGMMPSIPKIKAMGSPVPTSIKRMEIGKEAKDLLFLKKPYGTNLTTVILALDMLLVFVIGAGYTFNYLVITSSDGGRFFEYILFLFGQHLFLTTPWFNDSLPIVDTSTLMVVMLCVGAFFSSYLSGDFKIRIPKEKKRLFIGFVGGILVGIGVRMALGCNVGLMWTNFAQIGYDGIIFIFGMLGGVYLAVKVQERL
- a CDS encoding DsrE family protein — its product is MGEKFSFFMVSGDLEKLYMGIITAIGYVSGGSEVYMFFTMDALKSLTKENEKMLLNNAKPLSYYLNSLIELGEESLEIAACEFGMRVKGIKEEDLMPKVKVSGVSEFAFKSSNSKSILVF